The following proteins are co-located in the Cryptococcus neoformans var. grubii H99 chromosome 1, complete sequence genome:
- a CDS encoding beta-1,4-mannosyltransferase produces the protein MEGRYNPFEDPDTIPVYQIFLLFITFVGPPTFLFVLFAKRTATRPYLHHTATVLVLGDIGRSPRMMYHSESLARHNWRTFVVGYAETPPTSALLEHPMVHLLGLKEPHKIVGRLPWVLRAPIRIIYQIFSIIHTCIWRIPCNTEILLVQNPPSIPTLAVAQFICLATKTKLIIDWHNTGYSILGLRVGESSRLVRIAKWFESTFGQTAYAHLFVTKALQEFLVREWDLKGRTSVLHDRPPTHFHRTVPMIQHELFSRFLPELKPSIPPPHLDTNDARHTAFTEISSDGLTVLKHDRPALIISSTSWTADEDFSLLITALDMYQSAMDSGSPLPKLVILITGKGILRAPFENIVKSKETSKWRDITVRCVFVPTQEYPPLLGCADLGVSLHTSSSGKDLPMKVVDMFGCGVPVLAKDFQCIDELVKDGENGKVFGTGEELGEQMIDILSSFPSSEKLDNLKAYFDRMHTPRRKATLSAADVGEDEWSNWDDNWDNVVYNGILNKIRR, from the exons ATGGAGGGACGTTACAACCCATTCGAAGACCCAGACACCATCCCAGTCTACCAAATTTTTCTGCTGTTTATCACCTTTGTAGGCCCTCCTACATTTCTTTTCGTTCTCTTTGCCAAACGAACAGCAACGCGTCCATATTTACATCATACAGCGACTGTTCTTGTCCTGGGTGACATAGGTCGAAGTCCCCGAATGATGTACCATTCGGAATCGCTAGCGAGGCATAATTGGCGCACTTTTGTGGTGGGGTATGCCGAGACGCCACCTACATCAGCTTTACTTGAACATCCAATGGTACATCTTTTGGGTCTGAAAGAACCGCACAAGATAGTGGGGCGTTTGCCGTGGGTCTTGAGAGCTCCAATCAGAATTATATATCAGATATTTTCGATCATTCACACCTGCATTTGGAGAATCCCCTGCAATACAGAAATCCTCTTGGTACAGAATCCCCCTTCGATTCCTACACTGGCAGTTGCACAGTTTATCTGTCTCGCCACCAAAACGAAATTGATCATTGATTGGCACAACACCGGGTATTCAATCCTCGGATTGAGAGTGGGGGAGAGCTCGAGACTTGTCAGAATCGCCAAATG GTTTGAGTCAACATTTGGGCAAACAGCGTACGCACACCTCTTTGTGACCAAGGCTTTACAAGAATTTCTGGTCAGGGAATGGGACCTAAA GGGACGGACATCCGTTCTTCATGACAGACCGCCTACCCATTTCCACCGTACAGTGCCCATGATACAGCACGAACTTTTCTCGCGTTTTTTACCTGAACTGAAgccttccatccctcctcctcatcttgaTACCAATGATGCCAGGCATACAGCCTTCACCGAAATTTCTTCTGACGGTCTGACCGTATTGAAACACGATAGACCGGCATTGATTATCTCTTCCACTTCATGGACAGCCGACGAGGATTTTTCGTTGCTCATCACGGCTCTCGATATGTACCAATCGGCTATGGACTCTggatctcctcttcccaagctTGTTATCCTTATCACTGGCAAGGGAATCCTTCGCGCACCGTTCGAAAATATTGTGAAGTCCAAGGAAACTTCAAAATGGAGAGATATCACCGTGCGCTGTGTTTTTGTCCCTACTCAAGAGTATCCTCCCCTTCTGGGCTGTGCCGATCTGGGTGTGAGTCTGCACACTAGTAGCTCGGGTAAGGACTTGCCCATGAAGGTGGTCGACATGTTCGGATGTGGTGTTCCCGTACTGGCCAAAGACTTCCAGTGTATTGATGAATTAGTGAAAGATGGGGAGAACGGGAAAGTTTTCGGTACTGGAGAGGAGTTAGGCGAGCAAATGATA GACATTCTTTCATCATTCCCGTCCTCCGAGAAGCTTGACAACCTTAAAGCCTACTTTGATCGAATGCACACACCCAGACGAAAAGCTACCTTGTCTGCTGCTGACGTCGGAGAGGATGAATGGTCCAATTGGGATGATAACTGGGATAATGTGGTTTATAATGGGATTTTGAACAAGATCAGACGTTAA
- a CDS encoding FAD dependent oxidoreductase — MSISRAKFFRQVYPFKPPSTSVDHLVIGGGVIGLSVAAALVNKGGKDRTTFLVERHGQLGQETTARNSEVIHSGIYYPLGSVKSRLCIQGRDMLYRRCEQFDIGHKRTGKIVVATSDSQVPYLQKLQAHSTHPSFLTTPGDLSSSRIATRFLCGNEARELEPDLSPKVCGALLIPSTGIVDSQGLVDSLEREVEDPDYNLSASRVEDRGEGVIVLGTRVVRIDREKSGNGWVVQMETGWEGLEEGEKGEVESVRADVVVNAAGLGSASLCEGVVPESELAELWPVKGNYMSYKGPGIGNVSRLIYPCPSANVDHLGTHLTLDLDGHIKFGPDVQTIGTSADAARDPDFWQSHLAPASSPERIAAFARSIQDYLPTIDPSLLSPDYAGIRPNIAPPEAGFSDFLIRHVEQRKGFIELLGFNSPGLTSSLAVGEVVGEMVGRQVWNKKD, encoded by the exons ATGTCGATATCCAGAGCCAAATTTTTTCGCCAGGTTTATCCATTCAAACCCCCTTCTACATCTGTCGATCATCTGGTCATCGGCGGCGGTGTCATAGGGCTCAGTGTAGCCGCCGCCCTCGTGAATaagggaggaaaagataGGACAACATTTCTGGTAGAGCGCCATGGTCAA CTCGGGCAGGAAACAAC CGCGAGAAATTCAGAAGTCATTCACTCGGGCATCTA CTATCCTTTAGGAAGTGTAAAGTCAAGACTATGCATACAAGGAAGGGACATGCTCTACAGACGGTGTGAGCAATTCGACATTGGGCACAAACGTACTGGAAAA ATCGTTGTAGCCACATCCGACTCTCAAGTACCCTATCTTCAAAAGCTTCAAGCACACTCTACTCACCCCTCATTCCTAACAACTCCCGGCgacctttcctcttcacgCATCGCTACTCGATTTCTTTGCGGTAACGAGGCTCGAGAGCTTGAGCCTGACCTCTCTCCGAAAGTATGCGGGGCCTTGCTCATTCCTTCGACAGGTATTGTGGATTCACAAGGTTTGGTAGACAgtttggaaagagaagtTGAAGATCCTGATTACAATCTTTCGGCATCGCGAGTAGAAGACAGGGGAGAAGGCGTTATCGTCCTCGGGACGAGAGTTGTTCGGATTGATCGAGAGAAGTCTGGCAATGGATGGGTCGTACAAATGGAGACTGGCTGGGAAGGtcttgaggaaggagaaaagggagaggtAGAGAGTGTCCGCGCGGATGTGGTCGTGAATGCCGCGGGACTTGGATCAGCCAGTCTGTGTGAGGGCGTTGTACCCGAAAGCGAGCTGGCAGAATTATGGCCTGTCAAGG GTAATTACATGTCCTACAAGGGGCCTGGCATTGGCAATGTCTCGAGACTGATCTACCCTTGTCCAAGCGCCAACGTCGATCACCTCGGTACCCATCTG ACACTTGACCTTGACGGTCACATCAAATTCGGTCCTGATGTCCAAACGATTGGCACTTCTGCTGATGCCGCTCGGGACCCAGACTTTTGGCAGTCGCATCTCGCGcccgcttcttccccagAGCGAATAGCAGCTTTTGCTCGCTCCATCCAGGACTATCTTCCCACCATTGACCCCTCCTTACTTTCGCCCGACTATGCTGGCATTCGACCCAACATTGCACCGCCTGAAGCTGGGTTCTCAGACTTTCTCATTCGTCATGTGGAACAAAGGAAGGGTTTTATCGAGTTGTTGGGTTTCAATAGCCCGGGGTTGACTAGTAGTTTGGCGGTGGGAGAGGTGGTAGGGGAAATGGTAGGCAGACAAGTGTGGAACAAGAAGGATTAG
- a CDS encoding F-box and WD-40 domain-containing protein CDC4, which translates to MQGTPNTMDYNDLDSANGRALPIGGLTWSSEGPVLQMEDAVVETVVTHTTRTTTSFQPITLPRVPSPEHLKLPYHLSGEKYPLATQPAPSDMRLFTMTLGGRRVIVQDENAPGESGIEMSGPGWTRTLLNDSKTEVENGAEVVDESLTFLQALNRSKGKEKKREYEERSDAPHSPVANDISVRRSPPRKKIKGLDEINIPTGVNRALLSPLPSPEHEPIPLSSTAPTSQAPNMGSGVELSALFSLPSLASHFDALPDRLQQHFLMHLLRRARMPTLQRISNFVSTALRRDFITQLPREVAIQILKSVDGKSLASASRVCKKWKRIIDMERTVWKARLIDDKLWSGFGTEEQEESLVVERYEALDLHDQLEGRRTSYQAVSGEVEQMFSPTLGNDLPERPTPLKHVYRRRYQDQKNWIHTRPEHSSFTGHGTSVLTCLQFDEDKIVSASDDHSINIYNTSDGQLRKRLDGHEGGVWTLQYKGHTLVSGSTDRTVRIWDLEDLRMTYVFAGHTSTVRCLQIVEPVWEEETQSYQPPVPMIVTGSRDATLRVWKLPQKDDPLYDGIVEEEQTELIGPDINPFHMHLLEGHSLAVRAIATHGRICVSGSYDMSVRVWDIVKGTSLHVLTGHEAKVYSIVYDPYRKRCASGSMDSTVKVWDIVSGQCLHTLQGHTSLVGLLGLSPNYLVSAAADSSLRIWDPNTCQLKNVLASHSGAITCFQHDETKVVSGSDGSLKLWDVKTGTFVRDLVVGISSVWQVSFNKNLLVAASNRNGATVFDVFRFGQPSTQDVDDPSLDNLQPPRWERWAAELRKKLEMEEKKKRKSRSRKARTESAWDGRLEKARDPRLSSWKTALPYAHGYSVEGEESHEGAGLQPPPAFDFRAGSHTGSAKGNAQYQLSSAQLGSNHVVQRNLHDLSGSPTPTGVARRRTGPMISKVPRVEGSSGADAAMLPGSVVDPMYIGESSASTVTVEEDYQGDEGEEDEEMEDADEHSY; encoded by the exons ATGCAGGGCACACCCAACACAATGGACTATAACGACCTAGATTCTGCAAATGGCCGTGCGCTGCCCATTGGAGGGCTGACCTGGTCAAGCGAAGGACCGGTCTTGCagatggaagatgctgTGGTTGAAACAGT TGTTACGCATACAACCCGTACAACGACATCGTTCCAACCCATCACCCTCCCTCGAGTCCCCTCCCCAGAGCATCTCAAACTCCCATATCACCTTTCTGGCGAAAAATATCCTTTGGCGACCCAGCCTGCGCCCAGTGACATGCGTTTGTTTACTATGActcttggaggaagaagagtaatTGTTCAGGATGAAAATGCCCCTGGAGAGAGTGGAATAGAAATGTCTGGCCCTGGGTGGACAAGAACTTTGTTGAACGACAGCAAGACTGAGGTTGAAAATGGCGCCGAAGTAGTAGACGAAAGCTTGACCTTTCTTCAAGCCCTTAACAGGtcaaaaggcaaagagaagaagagagaataCGAAGAGCGAAGTGATGCTCCCCATTCACCAGTAGCTAACGATATCTCTGTTAGGCGAAGTCCTCCTAGAAAGAAGATTAAAGGGCTGGATGAGATCAATATACCTACAGGTGTAAATCGAGCGTTATTATCGCCACTGCCCTCCCCCGAACACGAGCCTatacctctttcctctacAGCCCCTACCTCGCAAGCACCCAATATGGGTTCCGGCGTTGAGCTTTCAGCACTATTCTCTCTCCCATCTCTTGCCTCCCATTTTGACGCCCTACCTGATCGTCTGCAACAACACTTCCTCATgcaccttcttcgtcgcGCCCGTATGCCCACCTTACAGCGCATATCGAACTTCGTATCCACCGCTCTTCGCCGGGATTTTATCACCCAACTTCCTCGCGAGGTCGCAATACAGATTCTCAAATCAGTTGATGGCAAGAGTTTAGCCAGTGCTTCCAGGGTTTGCAAAAAATGGAAGCGAATCATTGATATGGAAAGAACTGTATGGAAGGCGCGATTAATAGATGATAAACTCTGGAGTGGATTCGGTACAGAAGAACAGGAGGAAAGTTTAGTTGTTGAGCGATACGAGGCGCTAGACTTACACGACCAGCTCGAGGGGAGGCGTACTAGCTATCAAGCAGTATCCGGTGAGGTTGAGCAAATGTTTTCGCCAACATTGGGTAATGATCTACCTGAAAGACCCACTCCTCTCAAACATGTGTACCGTCGTCGATATCAGGATCAAAAGAATTGGATACATACTCGGCCGGAACATAGTTCATTTACAGGCCACGGTACAAGCGTCCTCACATGTCTTCAATTTGACGAAGATAAGATTGTTTCTGCGTCGGATGATCATTCAATCAACATCTACAACACGAGCGACGGTCAGCTTCGCAAGCGGCTTGATGGACATGAGGGCGGCGTGTGGACGCTTCAATACAAAGGTCACACCCTTGTCAGCGGTTCGACAGACCGAACAGTGAGGATATGGGACCTGGAAGATCTCCGAATGACCTATGTGTTCGCTGGGCACACCAGCACCGTTAGATGTCTGCAGATCGTTGAGCCGGtgtgggaggaagagacaCAATCCTATCAGCCACCGGTCCCTATGATTGTGACTGGATCCAGGGATGCAACGCTTCGTGTTTGGAAGCTGCCCCAGAAGGATGACCCTCTATATGATGGTATT gtggaagaggagcaaacCGAGCTCATTGGACCTGACATAAACCCTTTTCACATGCACCTCCTTGAGGGCCACTCCCTTGCTGTTCGAGCAATTGCCACTCATGGCAGAATCTGTGTGTCGGGCTCGTATGATATGAGCGTAAGAGTATGGGACATTGTGAAAGGGACCAGTCTCCATGTTCTTACGGGACATGAAGCTAAAG TGTACAGCATCGTTTACGACCCGTATCGCAAGAGATGTGCCTCGGGCTCTATGGACAGCACCGTCAAGGTTTGGGATATAGTCTCGGGTCAATGTCTTCACACACTCCAAGGTCACACTTCTCTTGTGGGCCTCCTTGGTTTATCGCCTAACTATCTTGTTTCTGCGGCTGCCGATTCCTCTCTCCGCATTTGGGATCCCAATACTTGCCAACTCAAGAATGTCCTTGCTTCTCACAGTGGCGCAATCACATGTTTCCAGCATGATGAGACAAAAGTCGTCTCGGGCTCAGATGGAAGCTTGAAGCTCTGGGATGTCAAAACCGGAACATTCGTTCGAGATTTGGTTGTGGGGATTAGCTCGGTGTGGCAGGTCTCTTTCAACAAAAACCTGCTGGTAGCTGCCTCAAATCGGAACGGTGCAACCGTTTTTGATGTTTTCAGGTTTGGCCAGCCGAGTACACAGGATGTGGATGACCCCTCCCTTGACAATCTACAGCCACCAAGATGGGAAAGGTGGGCGGCAGAGCTGAGAAAAAAGTtagaaatggaagagaagaaaaagaggaagagccgTAGTCGCAAAGCCCGTACTGAGTCAGCCTGGGATGGCAGACTCGAAAAAGCAAGAGACCCAAGATTGTCGTCCTGGAAAACTGCATTACCTTATGCCCATGGCTACTCCGTCGAAGGTGAAGAATCACACGAAGGTGCAGGCCTCCAACCTCCCCCGGCATTTGATTTCAGGGCCGGGTCTCATACAGGATCTGCGAAAGGCAATGCGCAATATCAATTAAGTTCGGCCCAGTTAGGATCAAACCACGTTGTGCAGCGGAATCTTCACGATCTCTCGGGTAGTCCTACACCGACTGGTGTGGCCCGGAGACGAACAGGGCCCATGATCTCCAAGGTCCCTAGAGTAGAGGGGTCAAGTGGGGCTGACGCCGCAATGTTACCTGGCTCAGTTGTTGATCCCATGTATATTGGGGAGTCGAGTGCCAGTACAGTTacggtggaagaggactACCAGGGTGAtgagggtgaggaggatgaagagatggaggatgctGATGAGCATTCATATTGA
- a CDS encoding pre-mRNA-splicing factor CLF1: MAGRDPRDRAPRVRNRAPAAVQITAEQLLREAQERQEPTIQAPKQRVQDLEELSEFQARKRTEFESRIRYSRDSILAWTKYAQWEASQNEYERSRSVFERALDVDPRSVDLWIKYTDMELKARNINHARNLFDRAITLLPRVDALWYKYVYLEELLLNVSGARQIFERWMQWEPNDKAWQSYIKLEERYNELDRASAIYERWIACRPIPKNWVAWAKFEEDRGQPDKAREVFQTALEFFGDEEEQVEKAQSVFAAFARMETRLKEFERARVIYKFALARLPRSKSASLYAQYTKFEKQHGDRAGVELTVLGKRRIQYEEELAYDPTNYDAWFSLARLEEDAYRADREDGEDVEPMRVREVYERAVANVPPALEKRYWRRYIYLWLQYAAFEEIDTKDYDRARDVYKAAVKLVPHKTFTFAKLWLAYAYFEIRRLDVSAARKVLGAGIGMCPKPKLFTGYIELEMRLREFDRVRTLYEKFLTYDPSLSSAWIQWTQVESAVEDFERVRAIFELAVQQSLDMPEIVWKAYIDFEAGEGERERARNLYERLLERTSHVKVWISYALMEIATLGGGEDEDGNEIEGEAGDADLARKVFERGYKDLRAKGEKEDRAVLLESWKSFEQEHGDEEMLAKVEDMLPTTRKRWRKAEDGSGELEEYWDLVFPDDEKEANPTSFKFFQAAQAWAQQRAGQGEEGGLSYDLPSDSESENEDEDGDNREEEGMDQD, encoded by the exons ATGGCAGGAAGAGACCCAAGAGACCGTGCTCCAAGAGTGCGCAACAGAGCACCCGCTGCTGTACAG ATTACAGCGGAGCAACTCTTGAGAGAAGCGCAAGAACGACAGGAACCTACTATCCAAGCACCCAAACAGCGTGTtcaggatttggaggagcTTTCAGAGTTTcaggcgaggaagagaacgGAGTTCGAGTCAAGGATCAGATACTCAAGGGATAGCATACTCG CGTGGACCAAATATGCGCAGTGGGAAGCCAGCCAGAATGAGTACGAGCGATCAAGATCAGTGTTTGAGCGAGCGTTGGATGTTGATCCCAGATCAGTGGATCTCTGG ATTAAGTACACCGACATGGAGTTGAAAGCTCGAAACATCAACCACGCTCGGAATCTTTTTGACAGAGCTatcaccctccttccccgTGTTGACGCA CTTTGGTACAAATATGTCTATCTTGAAGAACTGCTTCTCAATGTTTCAGGTGCTCGTCAAATCTTTGAGAGGTGGATGCAGTGGGAGCCCAACGACAAGGCTTGGCAGAGTTACATCAAGCTCGAAGAACGTTATAATGAGCTGGATCGGGCTTCCGCCATTTACGAACGCTGGATTGCTTGCCGCCCAATTCCCAAGAACTGGGTGGCTTGGGCCAAGTTTGAGGAGGACAGGGGCCAGCCGGACAAGGCTCGGGAGGTTTTCCAGACAGCTTTGGAATTctttggtgatgaggaggagcaggtgGAAAAGGCCCAATCGGTATTTGCTGCGTTCGCTAGGATGGAGACTAGATTGAAGGAATTTGAAAGGGCGAGAGTGATTTATAAATTTGCCTTGGCGAGGTTGCCTAGATCAAAGTCTGCGAGCT TATATGCCCAGTATACCAAATTCGAGAAGCAAC ATGGTGACCGTGCTGGTGTTGAGCTCACTGTTCTCGGCAAACGGCGCATTCAGTACGAGGAAGAACTTGCCTATGATCCTACGAATTATGATGCGTGGTTTTCTCTTGCTAGGTTAGAAGAAGATGCCTATCGCGCGGACAGAGAAGACGGCGAAGATGTTGAGCCAATGCGAGTTCGGGAAGTGTACGAGAGGGCAGTGGCCAATGTCCCTCCTGCGCTGGAAAAAAGGTATTGGAGAAGATACATTTATC TGTGGTTGCAATATGCCGCatttgaggagattgacACCAAGGACTACGACAGGGCGCGAGATGTCTATAAAGCAGCTGTTAAGCTTGTACCTCATAAAACGTTCACCTTTGCCAAG CTCTGGCTGGCCTACGCATACTTTGAAATTCGTCGACTTGACGTCTCTGCGGCCCGCAAAGTCCTTGGGGCTGGTATCGGCATGTGCCCCAAACCGAAGCTCTTTACTGGTTATATCGAGTTGGAGATGCGGCTGCGAGAGTTTGATAGGGTTCGAACATTGTACGAGAAGTTTTTGACT TATGATCCCTCCCTCAGTTCTGCCTGGATCCAATGGACTCAAGTTGAATCCGCCGTCGAAGATTTCGAACGTGTTCGAGCAATTTTCGAACTCGCCGTACAACAATCTCTGGATATGCCCGAGATCGTCTGGAAAGCGTACATTGACTTCGAAGCCGGCGAGGGGGAGCGCGAACGTGCGCGTAATTTGTACGAGCGCTTGCTCGAACGTACTTCTCACGTCAAAGTCTGGATTTCATACGCACTCATGGAGATTGCGACGCTTGGtgggggagaggatgaagatggcaaTGAGATTGAGGGCGAGGCTGGGGACGCTGACTTGGCGAGGAAAGTGTTTGAAAGAGGTTACAAGGACTTGCGAGCGAAgggtgaaaaggaagacaGGGCCGTGTTACTTGAATCTTGGAAGAGTTTCGAGCAGGAGCATGGCGACGAGGAGATGTTGGCCAAGGTAGAGGATATGTTGCCCACAACTcgaaagaggtggaggaaggcaGAGGACGGGAGTggagagctggaagaatACTGGGACTTGGTATTCCCCGacgatgaaaaggaagcgAACCCGACTAGTTTCAAGTTCTTCCAGGCTGCTCAAGCTTGGGCTCAACAGCGTGCTGGgcagggagaagaaggcggttTATCGTACGATTTGCCGTCTGATTCAGAGAGTGAAaacgaggacgaggacggGGACAatagggaagaagagggaatgGACCAGGATTAG